The stretch of DNA CCTTGGTTTCCTCTACGGCCTCTACACCCTGGGGGTGCGCCTGTTTACTTCCCAGGCCGAGGTGGGCTGGACCTCCCTGGTAGTAGTCATCCTCATTTTCAGCGGTGCGCAGATGCTCAGTATCGGCATCCTCAGCGAGTACGTCGGGCGTATCTACGAAGAGGTCAAAAGTCGTCCTCGTTACGTAATCGCCGAAGCCAGCCCGGCGATGGAAAATCACCCATGAGGCGGTTCCTGGCGCTGCTCGTGACCTGCCTGTTGTGCGCGGGATGCGGCGAGGGGACGCTCTGCTTCGGCTGCGGCCTCAACGACACTACCTCCACTACCACCACGACCAGCACCACCACGACCTCCCCCTAGGAAATCACCTCCACCGGCCGGGAACACCGGTACCGCGGGACTCAGCCTGCAAAGAGGCCTGAGATCGCAGGCCAGGTGTTCTGCAGCAGGATCACGCCCACGGCCACCGGCGCGAGGTATTTGATACAGAAATGGAAGAGCTCAAAGCCCCCCCCGCTGCCACCCGCCGCGTAGAATCTTCGCGCCGCCGCCCTGTCCAGACTCCACCCGACAAACAGTGCCGTGCACAATCCGCCCACAGGCAACAGCCAATTGCTGGCCAGGGCATCCACGTGGTCGAGGAAGCCATCGCTGAGAGCTGAGGGCAAGCCGAGGCAGAAGATAATCGCCCCGGCCCCCACCGAGGCCGTCACTCTTGGCAACTTGAACTCATCGACCAGGAAAGCAACGGCCACTTCGAGCAGGGAAACGGCCGAGGTAAGCGCCGCAAAGATCAACAGGAGAAAAAACAAACTGGCCAGGAATGCTGGCGCGGGCATCATGGCAAAGGCCTGCGGCAAGGTGATGAAAACCAAGCCAGGCCCGGCCGAAGGTTCGAGGTTAAAGGTGAACACCAGGGGAAAAATAACCAGGCCGGCCAGGATGGCCAACGCGGTATCGGCAACGGCGATCATGGCAACCGAGCCGGGCAGGCTTTCATCCTCAGCAAGATAGCTACCGTAGGTAATCATCGCCCCCATCCCGAGGCTTAACGAAAAAAAAGCCTGGCCCAGTGCCGCGAGGGCGCCCTGCCAGCCGAGTTCGGAGAAGCGGGGGCGCATGAAAAATTCCAGCCCCCTCTCGACCCCGTCCGAGGTCAGCGAGTAACCGAGCAGGACCAGCACTATGCCGAACAGCAGAGGCATCAGGATCTTGCCAGCGCGTTCTATGCCCTGTTCCACCCCCCTCGATACGATAAATATGGTTGCGAGCATGAACAGCCCCTGCCACAACACCTGCCTCGGGCCGTTCGCTGCCAGTTTTTCGAAAGCGCCACTCATCGAGCCTGATGTCGACGAGAACAGTTGACCGCTGACTGCCATCCAGGTGTAGTCGAGCGCCCAGCCAGCCACGACGCCGTAGTAAGACAGGATTACGAAACCGGCTATTACACCCAGCCAGCCCACTACCGGCCAGCCGGTCCCGGGGCTGAGCAGGCGCAGGGCTCCAACCGGATTCCTGCGCGTGGCTCGGCCAAGCAGGATTTCCGAATTGAGCAGAGGAATTCCTACCAGGACTACGGCGCCAAGGTAGACAAGCACGAATGCGGCGCCACCGTACTGCCCCGCGCGGTAGGGAAACATCCATATATTCCCCAGCCCGATGGCTGAGCCCGCCGCAGCCAGCACAAACCCGACGCGCCCCGACCAGTTGCCCCTTGCCGTTGAAGATTCCACCGAGACCTCCCCTGCTGCAGACGATGCGGCCCCTGTTCCAACGAGCGCCTTGGGCGTGGTCGGAATCGACGGGCCTGGTTAAAGTTTCGCCAGGTACTCAGAATACGCTACGAGGGCCACGAGCGCAGCAACTGCGCGAGAAGGGCCCGGGTAACAAACGCGGTGGCCAGCCGCGACCGATCGCGGACCGGCGTTTCCGTAATGACCATCGGTATACACCAGCTCAGTGGCTACCAGTACGGGCTTGCCGTGCTTGAGCGAGGCTTCCGCAGCCGCAGCCGCGTAGCGCTTGTCCTGGTTTTCGTGAAAGGCGACGATGCGCTCCAGTCCGTGCTCGGGATACCACGGCCCTGTTTTCATCGCCTCGGCCTGGGCCGATTGGACTCCGATTCCGAAGAAAAGAACCGAATCGATCGAATCTGAAGAACACAGCAGGTCAAGGACGACGGGCACAGTATCCCGGGTTTCACCGCCAGCGAGATCTACCGGATTACCCCTGCTCCATCGCGATGGCAGTAGCTTATCCAACTCGCCCTTCAGCTCGTCCGGCAGTTCGGCCAGTTCAAGCCCCTGGCGACTGCATTCATCGGCAGCGAGAACTCCACAGCCACCGACAGTAGTGACCACGGCCACCCTGTTTCCCGCGGGCAGGGGTTGAGTCGCAAAGGTCGCGGCCCATTCAAAAGCCTCTTCGACCGTGGAAGCCCGCTGCACGCCACGACTCGCACACACACCCTCGAACACGCGTTCGTCGCTCGCGAGTGCTCCCGTGTGACTCCTCGCAGCAGCTTGCCCCGCTGTGTCCCGGCCCCCCTTTAGAATAACCAGTGGCTTGGAGCGGCTGAAACGGGAAATAACCTCGGTAAACTTGCGACCGTCACGCACTCCTTCGAGGTAGGCGAGGCCTACCTTGCTGTCGTCGTCTTCGCTGTAGTAGGCAAGGTAGTCGGCGAGTTCGAGCTGAGCCGAATTACCGCAGGAAACCGCCTTGTTCACCCCCACGCCCGTTTGCACAGCGTAATTGAGAAACGCGGAGCACAGGTTGCCGCTCTGGCTGGCCACCGATATTCCGCCGGAC from Candidatus Binatota bacterium encodes:
- a CDS encoding sodium-dependent transporter is translated as MESSTARGNWSGRVGFVLAAAGSAIGLGNIWMFPYRAGQYGGAAFVLVYLGAVVLVGIPLLNSEILLGRATRRNPVGALRLLSPGTGWPVVGWLGVIAGFVILSYYGVVAGWALDYTWMAVSGQLFSSTSGSMSGAFEKLAANGPRQVLWQGLFMLATIFIVSRGVEQGIERAGKILMPLLFGIVLVLLGYSLTSDGVERGLEFFMRPRFSELGWQGALAALGQAFFSLSLGMGAMITYGSYLAEDESLPGSVAMIAVADTALAILAGLVIFPLVFTFNLEPSAGPGLVFITLPQAFAMMPAPAFLASLFFLLLIFAALTSAVSLLEVAVAFLVDEFKLPRVTASVGAGAIIFCLGLPSALSDGFLDHVDALASNWLLPVGGLCTALFVGWSLDRAAARRFYAAGGSGGGFELFHFCIKYLAPVAVGVILLQNTWPAISGLFAG